One region of Girardinichthys multiradiatus isolate DD_20200921_A chromosome 1, DD_fGirMul_XY1, whole genome shotgun sequence genomic DNA includes:
- the LOC124868116 gene encoding protein NDRG3-like isoform X2: protein MSDSLDLHQISCSLGVEVEHDVETAHGVLHVTMRGAAKGNRPTILTYHDIGLNHKSCFNTLFNYEDMQEVTQHFSVLHVDAPGQQENAPMFPTGYQYPTMDELAQMLPSVLTQLQVKSVIGIGVGAGAYLLTKLALNEPSLVEGLVLINIDPCAKGWVDWAASKLSGWTSNLVDIIMGHHFSSDELTDNKEIIQTYRLHISQDIPQENLVMFYSCYESRTELQMERPIPGLNENTVSTLRCPSLLVVGDTSPAVDAVVECNSRLNPTKTTLLKMADCGGLPQVVQPGKLAEAFKYFVQGMGYMPTAGMTRLVRSRTHSASSVGSAEGVRSHSTANIVPEGAICTSPHNPVVQTMEMMA from the exons GAACACGACGTGGAGACAGCCCATGGGGTGCTGCACGTCACCATGAGGGGCGCCGCTAAGGGCAACCGACCCACAATCCTCACCTACCATGACATTGGATTGAACC ATAAGTCCTGTTTTAACACCCTGTTTAACTACGAGGACATGCAGGAAGTGACGCAGCACTTCTCTGTTCTGCATGTTGATGCTCCTGGACAGCAGGAGAATGCTCCCATGTTCCCCACcgg GTACCAGTATCCCACCATGGATGAACTGGCTCAGATGCTGCCGtctgtcctcacacagctcca GGTGAAGAGCGTGATCGGTATCGGAGTTGGAGCTGGAGCATACCTCCTCACCAAACTGGCT CTGAATGAGCCCAGCTTAGTGGAAGGGTTGGTTCTGATAAACATCGACCCGTGTGCCAAAGGCTGGGTGGACTGGGCCGCCTCCAAG CTGAGTGGCTGGACAAGCAACCTGGTGGACATCATCATGGGACACCACTTCAGCTCT GATGAGTTAACTGATAATAAGGAGATCATTCAGACGTACAGACTCCACATCTCTCAGGATATCCCACAGGAAAACCTGGTCATGTTCTACAGCTGCTATGAAAG tcgTACGGAGCTGCAGATGGAGCGGCCCATCCCTGGTCTTAATGAAAACACTGTCAGCACTCTCAG GTGTCCTTCTCTTCTGGTGGTCGGAGACACGTCACCTGCAGTTGACGCTGTG GTGGAGTGTAACTCCAGACTGAATCCCACCAAGACAACCCTGCTGAAG ATGGCGGACTGTGGGGGACTTCCACAGGTGGTTCAG ccTGGAAAATTAGCCGAGGCCTTCAAGTATTTTGTCCAGGGGATGGGCTACA TGCCCACAGCCGGTATGACCCGCCTGGTTCGCTCCAGGACCCACTCCGCCTCCAGTGTGGGCTCCGCAGAGGGAGTCCGGAGCCACAGCACCGCCAACATTGTGCCGGAGGGCGCCATCTGCACCAGCCCGCACAACCCTGTGGTGCAGACCATGGAGATGATGGCGTAG
- the LOC124868116 gene encoding protein NDRG3-like isoform X1 — protein MEELHDVQLTEIKPLLTGQNGRNLQDFDCQEHDVETAHGVLHVTMRGAAKGNRPTILTYHDIGLNHKSCFNTLFNYEDMQEVTQHFSVLHVDAPGQQENAPMFPTGYQYPTMDELAQMLPSVLTQLQVKSVIGIGVGAGAYLLTKLALNEPSLVEGLVLINIDPCAKGWVDWAASKLSGWTSNLVDIIMGHHFSSDELTDNKEIIQTYRLHISQDIPQENLVMFYSCYESRTELQMERPIPGLNENTVSTLRCPSLLVVGDTSPAVDAVVECNSRLNPTKTTLLKMADCGGLPQVVQPGKLAEAFKYFVQGMGYMPTAGMTRLVRSRTHSASSVGSAEGVRSHSTANIVPEGAICTSPHNPVVQTMEMMA, from the exons GAACACGACGTGGAGACAGCCCATGGGGTGCTGCACGTCACCATGAGGGGCGCCGCTAAGGGCAACCGACCCACAATCCTCACCTACCATGACATTGGATTGAACC ATAAGTCCTGTTTTAACACCCTGTTTAACTACGAGGACATGCAGGAAGTGACGCAGCACTTCTCTGTTCTGCATGTTGATGCTCCTGGACAGCAGGAGAATGCTCCCATGTTCCCCACcgg GTACCAGTATCCCACCATGGATGAACTGGCTCAGATGCTGCCGtctgtcctcacacagctcca GGTGAAGAGCGTGATCGGTATCGGAGTTGGAGCTGGAGCATACCTCCTCACCAAACTGGCT CTGAATGAGCCCAGCTTAGTGGAAGGGTTGGTTCTGATAAACATCGACCCGTGTGCCAAAGGCTGGGTGGACTGGGCCGCCTCCAAG CTGAGTGGCTGGACAAGCAACCTGGTGGACATCATCATGGGACACCACTTCAGCTCT GATGAGTTAACTGATAATAAGGAGATCATTCAGACGTACAGACTCCACATCTCTCAGGATATCCCACAGGAAAACCTGGTCATGTTCTACAGCTGCTATGAAAG tcgTACGGAGCTGCAGATGGAGCGGCCCATCCCTGGTCTTAATGAAAACACTGTCAGCACTCTCAG GTGTCCTTCTCTTCTGGTGGTCGGAGACACGTCACCTGCAGTTGACGCTGTG GTGGAGTGTAACTCCAGACTGAATCCCACCAAGACAACCCTGCTGAAG ATGGCGGACTGTGGGGGACTTCCACAGGTGGTTCAG ccTGGAAAATTAGCCGAGGCCTTCAAGTATTTTGTCCAGGGGATGGGCTACA TGCCCACAGCCGGTATGACCCGCCTGGTTCGCTCCAGGACCCACTCCGCCTCCAGTGTGGGCTCCGCAGAGGGAGTCCGGAGCCACAGCACCGCCAACATTGTGCCGGAGGGCGCCATCTGCACCAGCCCGCACAACCCTGTGGTGCAGACCATGGAGATGATGGCGTAG